The following DNA comes from Thiohalophilus sp..
CAGGCGGCGTTTCGGATGCCGGCTCCCCAACAGGGGGACCCCAGCGTGACCACCGCGACCCTGTCCAGCGGCGATGTGGCCGTGATTCAGCTGCAGGGCATCCGCGACGGGGACCTGCCCAGCGGGGAAACGCTGGCACGCGAACGCCAGCAGCTGGCTGCGGCTTTTGGTGTGAGTGAATACAATGCCCTGGTGGAAAGTCTGCGTCAGGCGGCGGAAATCCGTATCAGCGACGACCTGGGCGGCGAAGAGTAACCTTCGTTCGGAACAGGGCTCTGTTCGTCGCTTTGAGGCGGTGATAGCGCCCTGGGCACACGGCTCGCTGGAAGACGAAGGGACAAGGCCATGCTGAAACTCAAACTCCACTGGCAGATCCTGATTGCACTGGTGCTGGCGGTGCTGATCGGGGCCTGGGCGGGCCAGGAGGGCAGCCTGTTCGGGGTGCGCCTGTACAGTGTCTTCGATTTTGTTGGCAGCCTGTTCCTCAATGCCCTGAAGATGATCATCGTGCCGCTGATCGTCGCCTCGATCATCGTCGGCATTGCCGGTATCGGGGGCGGCCACGGGCTGGCCCGGCTCGGCGGCAAAACCCTGCTCTACTACATGGCCACCAGTCTGGTGGCGATTCTGATCGGCCTGTTTTTCGTCAACCTGCTCTCCCCGGGCATCATCGACGGCCAGCCGGCGAACGAGGTACTCGGACTCAGCCAGCAACAGGCCGACATTGCCCGGGAGACGGTCGGCGAGCGGGGCGCCAATGACATTGCCGGCGTCTTTTTGAGCATGATTCCGGCCAATATCGTGGCCGCCGCGGCCAACGGGCAAATGCTGGGGCTGATCTTCTTCAGCCTGCTGTACGGCTTTTTCATGGCCCGGATCGAGGACGACTACGCCGAAGCGCAGTACAACTTCTGGAACGGCATGTTCAACATCATGATGGCCATTACCGACCTGGTCATGAAATTCGCGCCGCTGGGGGTCTTTGCCCTGGTGGCCAGGGTGGTGGCCGAAACCGAACTGGATCAGCTGGCGGAACTGGCCCAGACCCTGGGCCTGTTTGCCGCGGCGGTGTTACTGGCCCTGCTGACGCATGTGCTGGTGTTTTTGCCGCTGCTGCTCAAATTCCTTGGCAAAGTGCGCCCGCAGCGCCACTACCGGGCCATGGCCCCGGCCATGCTGACCGCGTTTTCGACCGCTTCCTCGGCCGCGACCCTGCCGCTAACCATGGAGTGCGTGGAGAAAAACGCCGGGGTTTCCAATCGCACCAGTAGCGTGGTGCTGCCGCTGGGGGCGACCATCAACATGGACGGTACGGCGCTGTATGAGTGCGTGGCGGCCATTTTCATCGCCCAGGCTTACGGCCTGGAGTTGGGCTTTGCCACCCAGTTCACCATTGTGCTGATCGCGCTGCTGACTTCTATCGGCGTGGCCGGGATTCCCGCCGCCAGCCTGGTTGCCATCGCCATCATCCTGGCCGCCATCGGCCTGCCGCTGGAGGCGCTGGGGCTGATCCTGGCGGTGGACCGGATCCTGGATATGTTCCGCACCTCGGTGAACGTCTTCAGCGACTCCTGCGGTGCGGTGATCATCGCCCGCTCGGAGGGGGAGACGGACCTGTTGACTGACGAACAACCGGTTGTGAAATCGGCATAAATCTTCGCCGCTTTACCAGAAGGGCCGAGTTACGAGGGACGAGGAAAGGCTTCACCACCAGGACGCCAAGACACGAAGAAAACTGTTCAGAAGAATTGAGCTTTTAACTTGGTGTCTTTGTGTCTTGGTGGTGAGTATTTCTGGTTTCGGATTTATTCGTCGCCCAGTGGGCGCATGCCGATGGTGCTGTAGCCGGAGTCGACGTAGGTCACCTCGCCGGTGATGCCGTTGGCCAGGTCGGAGCAGAGGAAGGCGGCGGCGTTGCCGACGTCCTCGATGGTGACATTACGGCGCAGCGGGGCGGTGTTTTCCACTTCGGTGAGCATTTTTCTGAAGTTGCCGATCCCGGCCGCGGCCAGGGTTCGGATCGGGCCGGCGGAGATAGCGTTGACGCGGATGCCGTCGGGCCCCAGGCTCTGGGCCATGTAGCGCACGTTGGCTTCCAGGCTGGCCTTGGCCAGGCCCATGACATTGTAATTGGGCATGGCGCGCACGGCGCCCAGGTAGCTGAGGGTCAGCAGGGCGCCGTCACGCCCCTCCATCATGTTGCGGCCGGCCTTGGCCAGGCCCGCGAAGCTGTAGGAGCTGATCTCGTGCGCGGTGCGAAAGCCGTCGCGGGTCACCGCGTCCAGATAATCGCCTTCCAGTTCATTGCGCGGCGCGTAAGCGACCGAATGCACGATAATATCCAGGCCGTCCCAGTAATTGTCCAGCTGATCGAAGACCTTGCTGATCTCCTCGTCGCTGCTGACGTCACAGGAAATGGTAATTTCCGAATCGAGTTCGGCGGCCATTTTGGCGACCCGGTCCTCGAGTTTGTCGTTCTGATAGGTGAAGGCAAGTTCGGCGCCCTCGCGGTGCATGGCCTGGGCGATGCCCCAGGCAATGGAGCGGTTGCTGGCGAGACCGACGATCAACGCGCGTTTCCCTTGTAGAAATCCCATAGTTCACCCTGCAATTGAGTTGATTGAATTCGGTTGCGGACGCCCTGGACGGTCGCCGACATCGGCATAAGGTACCGAAATTTACCAGCCAGGGGAAGGCTTGCAGCGTGTTCCACGGCTTGTTTGCCGGCGGCGGGGTAGTTATTCTGAGTCTCGACCGGGTTTAAAAATAGTGTACCATCGCAGTCACGAAATATAAGTTATAACGATAAAGGCGTAGTGAGCCCCGTCATGGAAAAACGCTTCACGTTTAAAGACTTCTTCCTGTTTGCCTTTCTGGCCCTGTTGTTCATTACTCTGCTGTTATCGATGTACATGGTCGATCGCCAGTGGGGCGAAATGGCCGGGATGCAGCGGATCATGAACGAGCAGGCGGAGGATCTGCGGGCACTGCGGGGTGCGATCAATCGCCTGGAGTCGCGTCTTGATCGTGGCGCCATCGTCAGCGAGGGCGGCGCAGCCGGGCAGACGGCGGCCGAGTCAGCGGCGTTCGCGCGCGCACGGGCCGCCACCCGCCAGCCCGATTTTGCCCGCGGTGACTGGCTGGTGGACTCCTTTGGCACCGGGCTGAAGACCATCACCCCGCTGGTTTCCAGTGATGCCTATGCCTCGCAGGTGCAGTCCTATGTCCAGGAGTCCCTGTTGACCCGCGATCCCGACTCGCTCGAATGGGTGGGGATGATCGCCCGCGACTGGCAGGTCAGCGACGACGGGCTGAGTTTTACCTTCCAGCTGCGCGAGGGCGTCAAATTTTCCGACGGCGAACCCCTGGATGCCGACGATGTGGTCTTCACCTTCGAATTTATCCAGAACCCGGCCATCGCCGCGCCGCGCGAACGGGCCATCTACGACAAGATCGAGAGCGTGAAGGCTACCGGCCCGCATGAAGTGGTGTTTAAATTCAAGGAACCCTATTTCAACAGCCTGGCGCTGGCCGGTGGCATGGCCATCATGCCGCGTCACTTTTACGAACCCTATCTCGACAAGCCGGAAACCTTTAACCAGTCCAAGGGCCTGCTGCTGGGGTCGGGACCGTATCGACTCGCCGATCCCAAAGGCTGGACACCGGATCAGGGGCTGGTGGAACTGCAGCGCAATCCGCGTT
Coding sequences within:
- a CDS encoding dicarboxylate/amino acid:cation symporter; the protein is MLKLKLHWQILIALVLAVLIGAWAGQEGSLFGVRLYSVFDFVGSLFLNALKMIIVPLIVASIIVGIAGIGGGHGLARLGGKTLLYYMATSLVAILIGLFFVNLLSPGIIDGQPANEVLGLSQQQADIARETVGERGANDIAGVFLSMIPANIVAAAANGQMLGLIFFSLLYGFFMARIEDDYAEAQYNFWNGMFNIMMAITDLVMKFAPLGVFALVARVVAETELDQLAELAQTLGLFAAAVLLALLTHVLVFLPLLLKFLGKVRPQRHYRAMAPAMLTAFSTASSAATLPLTMECVEKNAGVSNRTSSVVLPLGATINMDGTALYECVAAIFIAQAYGLELGFATQFTIVLIALLTSIGVAGIPAASLVAIAIILAAIGLPLEALGLILAVDRILDMFRTSVNVFSDSCGAVIIARSEGETDLLTDEQPVVKSA
- a CDS encoding enoyl-ACP reductase, giving the protein MGFLQGKRALIVGLASNRSIAWGIAQAMHREGAELAFTYQNDKLEDRVAKMAAELDSEITISCDVSSDEEISKVFDQLDNYWDGLDIIVHSVAYAPRNELEGDYLDAVTRDGFRTAHEISSYSFAGLAKAGRNMMEGRDGALLTLSYLGAVRAMPNYNVMGLAKASLEANVRYMAQSLGPDGIRVNAISAGPIRTLAAAGIGNFRKMLTEVENTAPLRRNVTIEDVGNAAAFLCSDLANGITGEVTYVDSGYSTIGMRPLGDE